One Pyrus communis chromosome 4, drPyrComm1.1, whole genome shotgun sequence genomic region harbors:
- the LOC137731110 gene encoding putative E3 ubiquitin-protein ligase RF298 isoform X2, with product MASMVAKGSNGCTTQVSSSITFQEKGSRNKRKFRTDPPLGYPSKIIPLSQTESTSYEFSAEKFEITQSHGQIGVCDLCSVNQDHSDGLKLDLGLSNAVVPSEVGPSRPREELEADEFQDADWSDLTETQLEELVLSNLDMIFKSAIKKIVACGYAEEVATKAVLRSGLCYGCKDTVSNIVDNTLAYLRSGQEIDPSREHCFEDLQQLEKYILAELVCVLREVRPFFSTGDAMWCLLICDMNVSHACAMDGDPFNSFIGDGASNGSPSIPNQPQSETESKSSELNNLNNSMTVPSVPGSHSSQSETPTIAGGVPSIAKPKNSVVHSGSLFEREGAHSTSDNGDKSFCASGTSQSPAVEEKLLSSRKVHSVTTKRDYMLRHKSLHLEKSYRTYGCKGSSRAGKLNGLGGLILDKKLKSVSDSTAVNLKNASIKISKAMGVDVPQDSGNNNLSANAGPSSPRPFNLDVDNTASVLPKNSVPSILPAVGNSTALPAVGTSTALPAVGTSTALPSVSTSMALPVVNTAAALPAPNTLPALSVADTELSLSLPIKSISNPVPISCHSDATNSVFSGIPYDKSLGQWVPRDKKDEMILKLVPRARDLQSQLQEWTEWANQKVMQAARRLSKDKAELKSLRQEKEEVERLKKEKQTLEENTMKKLSEMENSLCKASSQVERANSSVRRLEVENAALRQEMEAAKVRAAESAASCQEVSKREKKTLMKFQSWEKQKTMFNEELVTEKRKLKQLLQELEQAKDLQEQLEARWQKEEKSKEELVGQVSLIRKEREQIEASTKSEEDAIKLKAENNLQKYKDDIQQLEKEISQLRLKSDSSKIAALRRGIDGSYSSKVTDIENGLDDKGSRIPYISEAVKDIQDYTETGGVKRERECVMCLSEEMSVVFLPCAHQVVCRTCNELHEKQGMKDCPSCRSPIQWRISVRYALS from the exons ATGGCATCAATGGTAGCCAAGGGCAGTAATGGTTGTACCACCCAAGTCTCTTCCTCGATAACTTTTCAAGAAAAGGGAAGTAGAAATAAGAGGAAGTTCCGGACTGATCCGCCTTTAGGTTACCCTAGTAAGATTATTCCTTTATCTCAGACTGAATCCACAAGTTATGAGTTTTCAGCTGAAAAATTCGAAATCACGCAGAGTCATGGACAAATTGGTGTCTGTGACCTGTGCAGTGTTAATCAAGACCATTCTGATGGGTTGAAACTCGACCTTGGATTGTCTAATGCTGTTGTTCCATCCGAGGTTGGCCCAAGCCGGCCCAGAGAGGAACTAGAGGCAGATGAGTTTCAGGATGCTGATTGGAGTGACCTCACAGAAACCCAACTTGAAGAGCTTGTTCTAAGTAATTTGGACATGATTTTCAAGAGTGCAATAAAAAAGATTGTTGCTTGTGGTTATGCAGAAGAAGTTGCTACAAAGGCTGTTTTGCGGTCTGGTCTTTGTTATGGGTGTAAAGACACCGTGTCTAATATAGTGGATAATACTTTAGCTTATCTTAGAAGTGGCCAAGAAATTGATCCTTCAAGAGAGCACTGTTTTGAAGATCTACAGCAGCTGGAGAAGTACATATTGGCAGAACTGGTTTGCGTTCTTCGGGAGGTTAGGCCTTTCTTCAGCACTGGTGATGCAATGTGGTGCTTGTTGATTTGTGACATGAATGTCTCTCATGCTTGTGCAATGGATGGCGATCCCTTCAATAGTTTCATTGGTGATGGAGCTTCAAATGGAAGTCCCTCCATCCCGAATCAACCCCAGTCGGAAACAGAATCCAAAAGTTCGGAATTGAATAATCTGAATAATTCTATGACAGTTCCTTCAGTTCCAGGTTCTCATAGCTCACAGTCTGAGACACCTACCATTGCAGGAGGGGTTCCCAGCATAGCTAAACCGAAAAATTCTGTTGTTCATAGTGGATCATTGTTTGAGAGAGAGGGCGCACATTCCACATCTGATAATGGGGATAAATCTTTTTGTGCATCTGGAACATCTCAATCTCCCGCAGTAGAGGAAAAGCTTTTAAGTAGTAGAAAGGTCCATTCTGTTACTACCAAGAGAGACTACATGCTTCGGCACAAGTCGCTTCATTTGGAGAAAAGCTATCGGACTTATGGATGTAAAGGGTCTTCAAGAGCTGGGAAGCTGAATGGTTTGGGTGGTTTAATCTTGGATAAGAAACTAAAATCTGTGTCAGACTCTACCGCTGTTAATTTAAAGAATGCTTCCATAAAAATAAGCAAGGCTATGGGAGTTGATGTGCCTCAAGACAGTGGAAACAACAATCTTTCTGCCAATGCAGGGCCTTCTTCCCCTAGACCATTTAACCTGGATGTTGACAATACTGCTTCTGTTTTGCCTAAGAACAGTGTCCCGTCCATATTACCTGCTGTCGGTAATTCAACGGCATTACCTGCTGTCGGTACTTCAACGGCATTACCTGCTGTTGGTACTTCAACAGCATTACCTTCTGTCAGTACTTCAATGGCATTACCTGTAGTCAATACTGCAGCAGCATTACCTGCACCAAATACTCTGCCTGCATTATCAGTTGCTGATACTGAGCTTTCCCTTTCTCTGCCTATAAAAAGCATTTCAAATCCAGTTCCTATTAGCTGTCACTCTGATGCAACTAATTCTGTTTTTTCTGGGATACCGTATGATAAGTCCTTGGGGCAATGGGTTCCCCGGGACAAGAAAGATGAAATGATTTTAAAGTTGGTTCCGAGGGCACGGGACTTGCAAAGTCAGCTCCAAGAGTGGACAGAGTGGGCCAATCAGAAGGTTATGCAGGCTGCACGTAGATTGAGTAAGGACAAGGCTGAACTTAAGTCATTGaggcaagagaaagaagaagttGAGCGGCTGAAGAAAGAGAAGCAAACGCTGGAGGAAAACACCATGAAGAAGCTTTCTGAGATGGAAAATTCTCTGTGCAAGGCTAGTAGCCAGGTTGAACGAGCAAATTCTTCTGTCCGGAGGCTTGAGGTGGAGAATGCTGCCTTGAGGCAGGAAATGGAGGCTGCTAAGGTACGTGCTGCAGAGTCCGCTGCAAGCTGTCAGGAGGTATCAAAGAGGGAGAAGAAAACACTGATGAAGTTTCAGTCCTGGGAGAAGCAGAAAACCATGTTCAATGAAGAACTTGTGACTGAAAAGCGCAAGTTAAAACAGCTCCTGCAGGAACTAGAACAAGCAAAAGATCTCCAGGAACAATTGGAG GCTAGATGGCAAAAGGAAGAGAAATCAAAGGAAGAACTAGTTGGGCAGGTCAGTTTGataagaaaagaaagggaacAGATAGAGGCTTCAACAAAATCCGAGGAGGATGCGATTAAACTGAAAGCAGAAAACAATCTGCAGAAGTACAAAGACGATATTCAGCAACTCGAAAAGGAAATCTCTCAATTAAGACTCAAGAGTGATTCTTCAAAAATTGCTGCGCTGCGGAGGGGCATTGATGGAAGCTATTCCAGCAAAGTAACAGATATCGAAAATGGCCTGGATGACAAGGGGTCCAGGATCCCATACATCTCAGAAGCAGTAAAGGATATTCAAGACTACACTGAGACAGGAGGGGTGAAACGTGAACGGGAGTGTGTCATGTGCCTCTCGGAGGAGATGTCTGTGGTCTTCCTCCCGTGCGCCCATCAAGTGGTTTGCAGGACGTGCAATGAGCTCCACGAGAAACAGGGCATGAAGGATTGCCCGTCTTGTAGGAGCCCGATACAGTGGCGAATTTCTGTACGTTATGCTCTTTCTTAA
- the LOC137731110 gene encoding putative E3 ubiquitin-protein ligase RF298 isoform X1 → MASMVAKGSNGCTTQVSSSITFQEKGSRNKRKFRTDPPLGYPSKIIPLSQTESTSYEFSAEKFEITQSHGQIGVCDLCSVNQDHSDGLKLDLGLSNAVVPSEVGPSRPREELEADEFQDADWSDLTETQLEELVLSNLDMIFKSAIKKIVACGYAEEVATKAVLRSGLCYGCKDTVSNIVDNTLAYLRSGQEIDPSREHCFEDLQQLEKYILAELVCVLREVRPFFSTGDAMWCLLICDMNVSHACAMDGDPFNSFIGDGASNGSPSIPNQPQSETESKSSELNNLNNSMTVPSVPGSHSSQSETPTIAGGVPSIAKPKNSVVHSGSLFEREGAHSTSDNGDKSFCASGTSQSPAVEEKLLSSRKVHSVTTKRDYMLRHKSLHLEKSYRTYGCKGSSRAGKLNGLGGLILDKKLKSVSDSTAVNLKNASIKISKAMGVDVPQDSGNNNLSANAGPSSPRPFNLDVDNTASVLPKNSVPSILPAVGNSTALPAVGTSTALPAVGTSTALPSVSTSMALPVVNTAAALPAPNTLPALSVADTELSLSLPIKSISNPVPISCHSDATNSVFSGIPYDKSLGQWVPRDKKDEMILKLVPRARDLQSQLQEWTEWANQKVMQAARRLSKDKAELKSLRQEKEEVERLKKEKQTLEENTMKKLSEMENSLCKASSQVERANSSVRRLEVENAALRQEMEAAKVRAAESAASCQEVSKREKKTLMKFQSWEKQKTMFNEELVTEKRKLKQLLQELEQAKDLQEQLEVFSSEFLLTKRESMSQARWQKEEKSKEELVGQVSLIRKEREQIEASTKSEEDAIKLKAENNLQKYKDDIQQLEKEISQLRLKSDSSKIAALRRGIDGSYSSKVTDIENGLDDKGSRIPYISEAVKDIQDYTETGGVKRERECVMCLSEEMSVVFLPCAHQVVCRTCNELHEKQGMKDCPSCRSPIQWRISVRYALS, encoded by the exons ATGGCATCAATGGTAGCCAAGGGCAGTAATGGTTGTACCACCCAAGTCTCTTCCTCGATAACTTTTCAAGAAAAGGGAAGTAGAAATAAGAGGAAGTTCCGGACTGATCCGCCTTTAGGTTACCCTAGTAAGATTATTCCTTTATCTCAGACTGAATCCACAAGTTATGAGTTTTCAGCTGAAAAATTCGAAATCACGCAGAGTCATGGACAAATTGGTGTCTGTGACCTGTGCAGTGTTAATCAAGACCATTCTGATGGGTTGAAACTCGACCTTGGATTGTCTAATGCTGTTGTTCCATCCGAGGTTGGCCCAAGCCGGCCCAGAGAGGAACTAGAGGCAGATGAGTTTCAGGATGCTGATTGGAGTGACCTCACAGAAACCCAACTTGAAGAGCTTGTTCTAAGTAATTTGGACATGATTTTCAAGAGTGCAATAAAAAAGATTGTTGCTTGTGGTTATGCAGAAGAAGTTGCTACAAAGGCTGTTTTGCGGTCTGGTCTTTGTTATGGGTGTAAAGACACCGTGTCTAATATAGTGGATAATACTTTAGCTTATCTTAGAAGTGGCCAAGAAATTGATCCTTCAAGAGAGCACTGTTTTGAAGATCTACAGCAGCTGGAGAAGTACATATTGGCAGAACTGGTTTGCGTTCTTCGGGAGGTTAGGCCTTTCTTCAGCACTGGTGATGCAATGTGGTGCTTGTTGATTTGTGACATGAATGTCTCTCATGCTTGTGCAATGGATGGCGATCCCTTCAATAGTTTCATTGGTGATGGAGCTTCAAATGGAAGTCCCTCCATCCCGAATCAACCCCAGTCGGAAACAGAATCCAAAAGTTCGGAATTGAATAATCTGAATAATTCTATGACAGTTCCTTCAGTTCCAGGTTCTCATAGCTCACAGTCTGAGACACCTACCATTGCAGGAGGGGTTCCCAGCATAGCTAAACCGAAAAATTCTGTTGTTCATAGTGGATCATTGTTTGAGAGAGAGGGCGCACATTCCACATCTGATAATGGGGATAAATCTTTTTGTGCATCTGGAACATCTCAATCTCCCGCAGTAGAGGAAAAGCTTTTAAGTAGTAGAAAGGTCCATTCTGTTACTACCAAGAGAGACTACATGCTTCGGCACAAGTCGCTTCATTTGGAGAAAAGCTATCGGACTTATGGATGTAAAGGGTCTTCAAGAGCTGGGAAGCTGAATGGTTTGGGTGGTTTAATCTTGGATAAGAAACTAAAATCTGTGTCAGACTCTACCGCTGTTAATTTAAAGAATGCTTCCATAAAAATAAGCAAGGCTATGGGAGTTGATGTGCCTCAAGACAGTGGAAACAACAATCTTTCTGCCAATGCAGGGCCTTCTTCCCCTAGACCATTTAACCTGGATGTTGACAATACTGCTTCTGTTTTGCCTAAGAACAGTGTCCCGTCCATATTACCTGCTGTCGGTAATTCAACGGCATTACCTGCTGTCGGTACTTCAACGGCATTACCTGCTGTTGGTACTTCAACAGCATTACCTTCTGTCAGTACTTCAATGGCATTACCTGTAGTCAATACTGCAGCAGCATTACCTGCACCAAATACTCTGCCTGCATTATCAGTTGCTGATACTGAGCTTTCCCTTTCTCTGCCTATAAAAAGCATTTCAAATCCAGTTCCTATTAGCTGTCACTCTGATGCAACTAATTCTGTTTTTTCTGGGATACCGTATGATAAGTCCTTGGGGCAATGGGTTCCCCGGGACAAGAAAGATGAAATGATTTTAAAGTTGGTTCCGAGGGCACGGGACTTGCAAAGTCAGCTCCAAGAGTGGACAGAGTGGGCCAATCAGAAGGTTATGCAGGCTGCACGTAGATTGAGTAAGGACAAGGCTGAACTTAAGTCATTGaggcaagagaaagaagaagttGAGCGGCTGAAGAAAGAGAAGCAAACGCTGGAGGAAAACACCATGAAGAAGCTTTCTGAGATGGAAAATTCTCTGTGCAAGGCTAGTAGCCAGGTTGAACGAGCAAATTCTTCTGTCCGGAGGCTTGAGGTGGAGAATGCTGCCTTGAGGCAGGAAATGGAGGCTGCTAAGGTACGTGCTGCAGAGTCCGCTGCAAGCTGTCAGGAGGTATCAAAGAGGGAGAAGAAAACACTGATGAAGTTTCAGTCCTGGGAGAAGCAGAAAACCATGTTCAATGAAGAACTTGTGACTGAAAAGCGCAAGTTAAAACAGCTCCTGCAGGAACTAGAACAAGCAAAAGATCTCCAGGAACAATTGGAG GTTTTTAGTTCTGAGTTTCTTCTCACTAAAAGAGAGAGTATGTCGCAGGCTAGATGGCAAAAGGAAGAGAAATCAAAGGAAGAACTAGTTGGGCAGGTCAGTTTGataagaaaagaaagggaacAGATAGAGGCTTCAACAAAATCCGAGGAGGATGCGATTAAACTGAAAGCAGAAAACAATCTGCAGAAGTACAAAGACGATATTCAGCAACTCGAAAAGGAAATCTCTCAATTAAGACTCAAGAGTGATTCTTCAAAAATTGCTGCGCTGCGGAGGGGCATTGATGGAAGCTATTCCAGCAAAGTAACAGATATCGAAAATGGCCTGGATGACAAGGGGTCCAGGATCCCATACATCTCAGAAGCAGTAAAGGATATTCAAGACTACACTGAGACAGGAGGGGTGAAACGTGAACGGGAGTGTGTCATGTGCCTCTCGGAGGAGATGTCTGTGGTCTTCCTCCCGTGCGCCCATCAAGTGGTTTGCAGGACGTGCAATGAGCTCCACGAGAAACAGGGCATGAAGGATTGCCCGTCTTGTAGGAGCCCGATACAGTGGCGAATTTCTGTACGTTATGCTCTTTCTTAA
- the LOC137732680 gene encoding uncharacterized protein has translation MFLSVLTNKSKDASDTKDDNEDEEDEEVNDPEDDDAGDEDFSGDEGADKEGDPEDDPEANGDGGSDEDDDEEDDDDDGGDCDDDEDEDGEEEEEEEEEIPQPLAKKRK, from the exons atgtttttgtcaGTTTTAACCAAca AAAGCAAAGATGCTAGTGATACAAAGGATGACAAcgaggatgaagaagatgaagaggtaAATGACCCGGAGGATGATGATGCCGGAGATGAGGACTTCTCAGGCGACGAAGGGGCAGATAAAGAAGGGGATCCAGAGGATGATCCTGAAGCCAATGGCGACGGAGGCAGcgatgaggatgatgatgaagaagacgACGATGATGACGGTGGTGATTGTGACGATGATGAAGATGAGgatggagaagaagaggaagaagaggaggaagagattCCACAGCCACTTGCTAAGAAAAGGAAGTGA